The region GCGTGACCTTAATGCCCACGGGCATGCCCTGGCGCAGCTTGAAGTTGCTGATGCTCTTTTTCGCCTTGGTGACGATGGGCTTTTGCAGGGTGATCAGCGCCAGTTCCTTGGCGGCCTTGTCGATCGCCTTGCTGTCTTCCTTGGCGCTGCCCAGGCCTTCGTTCACGACGATCTTCTCGATGCGGGGCACGGCCATCACGCTGGAGTAGCCGAATTGCTGCATCATCGCAGGGCGAACCTGCTCGTTGTACTTGGTTTTCAGTTGCTGCATGGTGGGTTCCTTCGAGCGGTCTCCCAGTTTTTCAGAGAGCGCCGCTCAGGCCGCCGCGTGCCCATCGGAGTGGTGGGCGGCGGCCCGGAGTGGTCAGTCGATGTTCTTGCCGCTCGCGACGGCCACGCGGACTTTCTTGCCGTCCACGATGGTCTTGCGGATGCGGGTCGCCTTGCCGGTTTCGGGGTCCACGATGGACACCTTGCTGGCGTGCAGGGCCAGCTCGCGCTGTTCCTGGCCGCCCTGCGGGTTGGCGGGGCTGGGCTTGACGTTCTTGGTGACGAGGTTCACGCCTTCCACGACGACCTTCTGGTCGCGGGGCAGGGCCAGCAGCACTTTGCCGGTCTTGCCCTTGTGCTTGCCGCTCAGGACGATGACGGTGTCACCCTTCTTGATGTGCAGCTTGTCGTTGTGGTGGCTACCAGCGCTGGGACGGGGCATTACAGCACCTCCGGGGCCAGGGACACGATCTTCATGAAGCGGCGGTCGCGGAGTTCACGGGCGACCGGCCCGAAGACGCGGGTGCCGCGGGGCTCGCCCTGGTTGTTGATGATGACGGCGGCGTTCTTGTCGAAGCGGATGGTGCTGCCGTCGGCACGCTTGATGGCGTGGGACGTACGCACGACCACGGCCTTCACGACGTCACCGGCCTTGACGGTGCCGCGGGGCGCGGCGTCCTTGACGCTGGCGACGATGATGTCACCCACGTGGGCGTAGCGCTTGTTGCCGCCGCCGCCGGTGGTGAGACCCTTGCCGCCGATGCCGCTGTTCAGCACGCGGATGCACATGATCTCGCGCGCGCCGCTGTTGTCCGCCACGTCGAGGCGGGACTGGGGCATGATCATGCTTTACCCCCCTCGGTTTCCACGGCGGTGGTTTCGATGCCGCGGGGACGCTCGACCAGTTTGGTGACCTTCCAGGTCTTGGTCTTGCTGATGGGACGCACGGCGATGATCTCGACGCGGTCACCGATCTTGTACTCGTTGTTCTCGTCGTGCGCAGCGTACTTGTGGCTGCGGGTCACGACCTTGCCGTACAGGGGGTGAGCGAACTTGCGCTCGACCTTCACGCTGACGGTCTTGTCGGCCTTGTCGCTGACGACGACGCCGGTAAAGGTCTTCTTCATGCCTGCTCCCCTTTGCTCAGCTCGGCCTGGACGGTGTTGAGCTGGGCCACTTCACGGCGGAGCTGCTTGACGCGGTGGGGCTGGGCGAGGTTGCCCACGGCCGCCTGGAAGCGCAGCTCCATCAGTTCCTTCTTGCGGCTGTCGATTTCCTTGGCGAAATCGGCAGGCTGCAGGTTACGCATATCACTGAGCTTCATCGTAGACCTCGCGCTTCACCATCTTGGTCTGGATGGGCAGCTTGTGACCGGCCAGGCGGAAGGCTTCTTTGGCCTGCTCTTCGGTCACGCCGGACACTTCGAACATCACGCGGCCGGGCTTGACGACGCTGACCCAGTACTCAACGGCGCCTTTACCTTTACCCATTCGGGTTTCGGCGGGCTTCTTGGTGACGGGTTTGTCGGGGAAGATGCGGATGTAGATCTTACCGCCGCGGCGGAAGTGGCGGCTCATGACGATACGGCACGCTTCGATCTGGTTGCTCTTGATCCAGGCGGGCTCCAGCGCGATGAGGCCGAAGTCGCCGAACGCGACGTAGTCGCCGCCCTTGGCGTCACCGGTCATCCGGCCGCGGTGCTGTTTACGGAACTTGGTGCGCTTGGGAAGAAGCATCACTCACCTCCGGGGCGGCGCCGCGCGGCGGGGCGGCGGCGGTTGGGGCGGTCACCGTCTTCACGGCGGCGCTCGTCGTTGCGGCGCTGGGGACGGGCGTAGGTTTCGGTCTTGCCGCCGATGACTTCACCGGTGAATACCATGACCTTGATGCCCAGGCTGCCGTAGGTGGTCTCGGCGCGGGCGGTACCGTAGTCGATGTCGGCGCGCAGGGTGTGCAGGGGCACGCGGCCTTCGCGGACCATCTCGGTGCGGGCCTGCTCGGCTCCGCCGAGGCGGCCGGACAGGATGATCTTGACGCCGCGGGCGCCGGATTCCATCACGCGCTGGGCGGCCTGCTTCATGGCGCGGCGGAACGCGAAGCGGCGTTCGATCTGCTCGGCGATGCGCAGGGCGACCAGGGGCGCGCTGATGTTGGGGTTGGGGATCTCGGCGACGTTCACGGCGACGGTACCGGCGGACACGAGGCGCTCGATGTCCTGGCGGAGTTCCTTGATGGACTCGCCGCCCTTGCCGATCACGATGCCGGGTTTCGCGGCGCTGATGATCACGTTGACCTGCTGGCCGGCGCGCTCGATCTCGATGCGCGCGATGCCGGCGGCGTTCAGTTTGCGCTGAACGAGCTTGCGGATCTTCTCGTCTTCTTTCAGCAGGCCGGCGTACTGCTTCTTGCCGGCGTACCAGCGGCTGTTCCACGTACGGGTGATGCCCAGGCGGAAGCCGTTCGGGTTGATCTTGTTACCCATTACTTGTTCCCCTTCTCGCCCACGATGATGGTGATGTGGCTGGTGCGCTTCTTGATGATGTTCGCGCTGCCACGGGCGCGGGGAATCAGGCGCTTGAGGGTGGGGCCGGCGTCCACGTACGCGGCGGTGATGACCAGGCGGTCCTCGAGCATCTCGTCGTTGTGCAGCGCGTTGTGCTTGGCGCTGTTCAGGACTTTCGCGACGGGTTCGCTGGCGGCGCGGGGGATGAAGCGCAGCAGGTCTTCGGCGTCACGGACGCTCTTGCCGCGGATCACGTCAACCACCAGGCGCACCTTGCGGGGGCTGATGCGGACGTACTTGGCGACGGCCTTGCCGGGCGTGCGCAGCTTCTGCTGCTGCTTGCGCTGCTTCTTGTTGCGGAATTCAGGAGCGGTCATTTCTTCTTGCTCCCCTTGGCGTTCTTGTCAGCGCCGTGGCCGCGGTAGTTGCGGGTGGGGCTGAATTCGCCGAGCTTGTGGCCGATCATCTGCTCGTTCACGAAGACGGGCACGTGCTGCTTGCCGTTATGCACGGCAATGGTGTGGCCGATCATTTCGGGAACGATGGTGGAGCGGCGG is a window of Deinococcus radiotolerans DNA encoding:
- the rplE gene encoding 50S ribosomal protein L5, which translates into the protein MQQLKTKYNEQVRPAMMQQFGYSSVMAVPRIEKIVVNEGLGSAKEDSKAIDKAAKELALITLQKPIVTKAKKSISNFKLRQGMPVGIKVTLRGERMFVFLEKLINIGLPRIRDFKGVNPNAFDGRGNYNLGIKEQLIFPEITYDMVDKVRGMDITIVTTAKTDEEARALLQAMGLPFRK
- the rplX gene encoding 50S ribosomal protein L24 produces the protein MPRPSAGSHHNDKLHIKKGDTVIVLSGKHKGKTGKVLLALPRDQKVVVEGVNLVTKNVKPSPANPQGGQEQRELALHASKVSIVDPETGKATRIRKTIVDGKKVRVAVASGKNID
- the rplN gene encoding 50S ribosomal protein L14, which encodes MIMPQSRLDVADNSGAREIMCIRVLNSGIGGKGLTTGGGGNKRYAHVGDIIVASVKDAAPRGTVKAGDVVKAVVVRTSHAIKRADGSTIRFDKNAAVIINNQGEPRGTRVFGPVARELRDRRFMKIVSLAPEVL
- the rpsQ gene encoding 30S ribosomal protein S17, with the protein product MKKTFTGVVVSDKADKTVSVKVERKFAHPLYGKVVTRSHKYAAHDENNEYKIGDRVEIIAVRPISKTKTWKVTKLVERPRGIETTAVETEGGKA
- the rpmC gene encoding 50S ribosomal protein L29; this encodes MKLSDMRNLQPADFAKEIDSRKKELMELRFQAAVGNLAQPHRVKQLRREVAQLNTVQAELSKGEQA
- the rplP gene encoding 50S ribosomal protein L16 — translated: MLLPKRTKFRKQHRGRMTGDAKGGDYVAFGDFGLIALEPAWIKSNQIEACRIVMSRHFRRGGKIYIRIFPDKPVTKKPAETRMGKGKGAVEYWVSVVKPGRVMFEVSGVTEEQAKEAFRLAGHKLPIQTKMVKREVYDEAQ
- the rpsC gene encoding 30S ribosomal protein S3; amino-acid sequence: MGNKINPNGFRLGITRTWNSRWYAGKKQYAGLLKEDEKIRKLVQRKLNAAGIARIEIERAGQQVNVIISAAKPGIVIGKGGESIKELRQDIERLVSAGTVAVNVAEIPNPNISAPLVALRIAEQIERRFAFRRAMKQAAQRVMESGARGVKIILSGRLGGAEQARTEMVREGRVPLHTLRADIDYGTARAETTYGSLGIKVMVFTGEVIGGKTETYARPQRRNDERRREDGDRPNRRRPAARRRPGGE
- the rplV gene encoding 50S ribosomal protein L22, which translates into the protein MTAPEFRNKKQRKQQQKLRTPGKAVAKYVRISPRKVRLVVDVIRGKSVRDAEDLLRFIPRAASEPVAKVLNSAKHNALHNDEMLEDRLVITAAYVDAGPTLKRLIPRARGSANIIKKRTSHITIIVGEKGNK
- the rpsS gene encoding 30S ribosomal protein S19, with translation MPRSLKKGPFVDDHLLKKVDVQNEKKDKRVIKTWSRRSTIVPEMIGHTIAVHNGKQHVPVFVNEQMIGHKLGEFSPTRNYRGHGADKNAKGSKKK